DNA sequence from the Bacteroidales bacterium genome:
CCGCATCAAGTGCGGAATGACAGAAGCTATGAAAAAGCATTTCTGCCTGTCATTCCTGCGAAAGCAGGAATCAATTAAATTATTTAAACCTTAACTTATTGACATTGACCTGACAGGCAGGCAGTCGAAATGACAATATAGTAGTTTTCTTACATACACTAAATTAATTGTATTAGAATGCTGTTAATCAAATGATTAAATAGTCTTTTTAATCTTCAATTATTACCACAGCAATTGCATATTCTTTTACATGTGATAAAGAAACATGGATGTTTTTTATTCCCATTTCTTTGGTAACTTCTGATGCTTTTCCGTTTAAAAATAATTCAGGTTTGCCTGATTTATCATTAATAATTTCTATTTGGTCAAAAGCAAGTCCATTACTCCAGCCTGTTCCTATTGCTTTTAAAAATGCTTCTTTTGCAGCAAAACGGACAGCATAATTTTGTGCTTTATGCCTATAAGTTTCACAATATTTAATTTCATTATCAGTAAATATTTTTTTTTTGAAAGAAGTATTACCCTCTACCTTTTTACCAATTCTGGAAACTTCTATGATATCTGTACCTATCCCTTTTATCAATTTTATATATTTATTTATTTTATTCAAAGACAAAGATATAATAATTGAAACTTTTTTTATTACTTTAATGTTTTTTATAAAAACAATTATTTTTGTTAAATTAATGAGTCTACTTTAAAAAATCTTAAAAATCAAAAAAGCCACAGATTCACAGATTTTTAAAAAATTAAATCTGTGATAATTAGTGTAATCTGTAGCAACTTTTTTCAATTCTTTTAAAAAAATGTCTTTTCAAAGATGACTCATTAATTTTAATATATTTTAATTATTTAAAATACTTTTAGATATGAAAAAAATGAAAGCCCTTGTTAAATCAAAACCCGAAAAAGGTTTATGGATGGAGGAAGTTGATATTCCTGAAGTAGGAGTAAATGATGTTCTTATTAAAGTTAAAAAATCAGCTATTTGCGGAACTGATTTGCATATATATCTCTGGGACGAATGGGCGCAACGAACCATTAAAACACCTATGACCATCGGACATGAATATGTTGGAACAGTTGCAAAAATGGGAGAAGCCGTTAAAGGTTTCAAAG
Encoded proteins:
- a CDS encoding holo-ACP synthase, translated to MIKGIGTDIIEVSRIGKKVEGNTSFKKKIFTDNEIKYCETYRHKAQNYAVRFAAKEAFLKAIGTGWSNGLAFDQIEIINDKSGKPELFLNGKASEVTKEMGIKNIHVSLSHVKEYAIAVVIIED